AGGCGAAAGGCTTATCTGAATAGGTGTGAACATTGAATTGATTAAGATCTTCAATAGAATAGAGGATGATCTTGGATTTGAAAACATGAATTGATGGGTGATAGATGTTGATGAAAATTAAACTGGAATGATATAGTGGAGTCTGGAGTTGCAGAGCTATAAAAAGGAAAAAATGGagaaaaaaaagataaaatatgGCTGATGCAGGATTCGAACCCGCGTGTCAAGGCAAAGAGGTGTGCAATTAACCAGCCGAACACTAGAACATTTGTGTTATGGATTCCCCCAATATTTTACTTATGGGTTCCTTTTCAGTTTGTCTTATACATTTACGctaaaaattaaaaaccgaaTGGGTTCATGGGAACCCGATATTCATACATAAGTCCGCCCCTGATAAAGATGTCCTGGTAAATCTATGGATGTAAAGAGAGAATTAACGTATGGAATTCTTTTAAGTCTTTCCCAAATCATTCTtcaattaataaaaaaatcttCAACACTGAGTTTGGAGAGAGGAAAAAAAAAggaataatatattttaataatcctaactattcGTCACTGGCCGGCAAGGTCTCAACTTCAGAAATTCCCAGTGACGGTCCCACTTTTCACATATTGGCcttcaatggaccctgactaacagaaccctaacatTGTTAGTCTCTAGACAACATAGTGGACAACTTCAACTAGAATAATATTGCGACACAAAAAACTAATCTGTTCACTTTGAGAGTCACATCTGGTAAGATCATAACAGCAACAACATTAGCAGCAAAGGGTGTGAATTTGCAATGAACAATATGCAAATTAAGCGACACTGGAAGTGAGACGGCGGAACACACCCTTCTTCACTGCAGGATGACAAACCAGCGAGTCTATAATTGGCTAAAAATCCCAACTAGTAGTGGGTATGACTCGGTTGGTGAAAGGCTCCAAAGTGTCAGCGGGATAGGTATGAATACCACTAATACACGCAGTCTTTTTACAAACAATCTAGAGAAAGTGGGCAACCCAGAATGCAAAAGTCTTTTAGGGCAAAACAACACCAGCAAACAAAATGATTGAAGATATCCTACACAGGTCAAAACTCATGGGTATAGCTTGGAACTACTGGCAAAGTTTTAATTTAGCATACtgatattgttttttttttttttttttttttttttttttaatgtagcTTTTATTATTCGTTGTAACTTTTAGCATTTAATGTTAATTAATGTAAAGTTACTAATTAGAAGGAGAATATGAATATCAAAATTGTTTTAACAAGTTGGGCCGGCCCATGTAACATGGGTATCTGACctattaaattaaatattaaatattatatatatacacacaaacatATACATGGAGAGCTTTTCACTCTGCGTCAGTAAATCGTCCGGAACCACGACAACTGCACCTTTTCCGGTAACGTTTCTTTCCTCTTCTTCCGGCTAACCTCACACAACAATCTGTTCTTCCGgttaggggtgtgcaaaaaaccgaattaaccgaaccataaccaaaTTAACTcacaaaaccgaaccaaataaaaaaccggtgggtcggttaatggttttttttgaaaaccgaaagtagcgggtcggttatggttatcattttttccatacccaccataaccaaaccgaaccgacatgtaataaatctttgtaggatttaggatTTTCAccgtatttttaatatttgatgtttttgactgaagatttttagtacttatgggtTTTTCTTCATATCATattgtggttttggttgaatgtttatttgaatttatggaatgtatcatatcactttatttgaatattcgataataattggCATTAacattatagattatatgtatttttaatactatgtaatatactaatatatacaaatatgcaataacactttattccatgttaaaaaaaattaagctctttttagctaagctaaatatacggttaaccacccataaccgacccgctataaccatcaaaaccgaataaccataaccgatcggttatggttatggttatccaataaccgacatcgcggttatggttatgattTTTGAtcaaaaccgacccatgcacacccctacttCCGGTAACAAGCCAGTCTCATGTTTTAAACTTTctcttcatatatatatataaggatcATTCGAATGGCGAAGCAGCTTGTGCCTGATGATGTGGTTGAGCAAATACTGGTACGTTTGGATGTGAAAGATCTAATTCGATTTAAGAGCGTGTGTCACTCATGGCTATATGTTATATCCAGTCCTTTTTTTGTTAAAGCTCACTTGAAGCATGCTTACATGACTGATCATAACAATCCTCAACTTGGACACAGAAGGGTCTGTCTTCGCACAGTTGTCAGCGAAGACATGTATTTGCGGAACCTCGTTCGTATTGTTGGTTCTTGTAATGGCCTGTTATTGTTATGCGTTTCTCCTAGAGGATTTAATTTAGTAGTAACCAATCCTTCGACCAGGGAACATAAGGAACTACCAACGCCCCCCTATCGGTTTTGTGATATTCACTATAAATGTTCTCTCAGGGAAGTAGTATCTTGGGGTTTTGGTTATGATTCATCTGCAGATGATTACAAGGTTATAGCCGGGTTCATGAAAAGAAAGCGGACGGGTAGTAAAGTGACAGTTTTTCATGTGTTAACATTGAAATCAAATACTTGGAAGTTTATTGGACAAGTAAAGTATTGGAGATTTTGTGGCGGTGTTTCTGGTATCTTATGTGGCGGGGCACTTCACTGGATCATGACCTGTAAAAAGAAGAACGAGGAGAAGAAGACGATGGATGTAATAATTTCTTTGGATTTATCCACAGAGGAGTTTAAAGAAATACCCCTACCAGATGCTAGTCTGTTATATGAATATGGTTACAATCATATACTACTAGGGGTTATAGAAGAATGTCTATGCATATATACAAGTGGTTCCCCTCCATCTACTAAGAAATGGGTCATGAGAAACAACAAGTGGGAAGTGTTTATTGATGATCATCGTCAGAGCAAGTATGATATTGTACACTACTTACCATTTACATCGGATGCGCAAATGAATAGTAGTGATTGTGTTGATGATGGTAACCTTTTGCCCGCCAATGGGGCCCATGTTCGTGCTAGTATATTTGTCAAGAGCCTCGTATCTCCCCATCCCCATGATGTTAGTTTTATATAACGGTAGTTTAGTTTTATATGAGTTCCCACAAAGTCAGTGGCGGATGCAGGATTTTATTCTAATGGGTTCGTTTCGGTAAATTATCTTTaattctcactaattttttctaaattctacaaagttctcactaattttttcctttttttccaAACACactgggttcctgggaacccacaAATGTGGGCTAGATCCGCCCCTGCACAAAGTTCTGACGAAAAATATGAGCTTTCATTTTATCCTTCCCCAGATGTCCTAATTTTCTGTTTGTTTACACATGCTATCTATCCATCAGGGGCAAGAAGATACCAAGTGTGCTGAAAGAGGTACCAAGGAGCAAGTGGTCTTGTAAGCTTTTTAAGCCTCTTGTATGAACTAGGAAGCCATATGGATGCAATGGGGACTTGTTAGTTTTAATCTATTTTATTTAGTAGGGTACTTACTAGCTGCTGGTGGTTACTCTATATTTTGTTATCCAATTCTAATAAACTGCACCAAGATGTTTTAATTTTATTAAGAAATAACTTTCATATTCATGCCCATATTATAAATTTGCTGGTCTGATACTTATTAAGCTACCAATTGTGTAAGCATACGCTCTCGAGCTGAACTCAACAGAATTATGCGGGATTTCAACTAGTGAGGTGAGAAATTGCCAGTGGAGGATCCAAGATTTTTTCCCGGGGGATCCTTGTGGTATATTCTCgctatttttttcaaaattattcAAGGTTTCCACTAacttttttccatttttttccaAACCGAGGGGGTTCCTGGGTGGATCCGCCACTgggaaatatccgaaaatttaatttttatttttttgtataaccgaatatccgaaaatataTCCAAAGTATctaaaaatatccgaaatatctgaaaaatatccaaaaacttatattcggatattcgaaactatccgaaatatccggttccgaatatgaaaaaataaaaaaaatataaattaaataaaaagttggatttcCGGATATTCGTTTCACTATCCGATCGGATATccaaatttcggatacggattcggatagtgaaatgtCATGTACATCTAAATACGCTTCTTCATGTTTACCGATAAAGTAGTAGGAAATTTAAGAAATATTTTTCatgtatattttatcattacatgtACATCTAAATACGC
This genomic stretch from Helianthus annuus cultivar XRQ/B chromosome 8, HanXRQr2.0-SUNRISE, whole genome shotgun sequence harbors:
- the LOC110870865 gene encoding F-box/kelch-repeat protein At3g06240 — protein: MAKQLVPDDVVEQILVRLDVKDLIRFKSVCHSWLYVISSPFFVKAHLKHAYMTDHNNPQLGHRRVCLRTVVSEDMYLRNLVRIVGSCNGLLLLCVSPRGFNLVVTNPSTREHKELPTPPYRFCDIHYKCSLREVVSWGFGYDSSADDYKVIAGFMKRKRTGSKVTVFHVLTLKSNTWKFIGQVKYWRFCGGVSGILCGGALHWIMTCKKKNEEKKTMDVIISLDLSTEEFKEIPLPDASLLYEYGYNHILLGVIEECLCIYTSGSPPSTKKWVMRNNKWEVFIDDHRQSKYDIVHYLPFTSDAQMNSSDCVDDGNLLPANGAHVRASIFVKSLVSPHPHDGQEDTKCAERGTKEQVVL